The DNA region TACGGCAATTCTCAGCTCCGTTGGTGGGATGGACATTGAAGAGATCGCTGTTAAACATCCGGAGAAAATTGCAAAGGTAACAATAAACCCCAAATGGGGACTCTGGGATTATCAGATAAGGCAGCTTCTGATCAACTCTCAGATGCCGAAAGATTACTGGAAAGAGGTGAATGCAATATTGAGAACTCTTTACAGCATCCTTATGCACTATGAGGCGGAGCTTGTTGAGATAAATCCCCTTGTTGCAACTCCGGAAGGCCTGATTGCTGCAGATGCAAGACTGAACATAGACGATAGTGCACTATTCAGACATAGGGAGCTTGAGACCTTCAGAGACTATACCGAAGCTGACCAGACGGAGAGAATCGCAATGGAGAAGGGTCTGAACTATGTAAAGCTTGATGGTACCATCGGAGTTCTTGCCAACGGTGCAGGAATGGCGATGTCAACAATGGACCTGATATATCTTCAGGGTGGAAAACCGGCGAACTTCCTGGATATAGGTGGTGGAGCTTCAGCAGAGGTTGTGAGGGAAGCTATGAATCTGATACTGATGGACAAAAATGTTAAGACTGTTTTCATAAACATCTTTGGTGGGATTACGAGGTGTGATGACGTAGCAAGAGGTTTGATACAGGCACTTGCAGAGATCTCGGTTCCGATCGTCGTCAGACTGGCAGGAACAAATGAGGAAGAGGGCAGGAGAATAATGGAAGAGTTTGCAAGAGAAAAAGAGAACGTTCATATTGTGGAGACGATGGAGGAGGGAGCCAAGAAAGCTGTTGAGCTTGGGAGGTGATTTTATGGCAATAATTGTGAATGAGAATACAAGAGCGATCGTTCAGGGTATAACGGGATACCAGGGCAAATTTCACGCTGAGAGAATGATGAAGTACGGTACCAAGATAGTTGCTGGGGTTACTCCCGGGAAAGGAGGGAGTGAAGTTCTTGGTGTAAAGGTTTACGATAGCGTAAGGGAAGCTGTAGAGAACACCGGTGCCAATGCGTCCGTGATATTCGTTCCTGCAGCATTTGCTGCAGACGCCGTAATGGAGGCTGCGGATTCAGGTATTGAGGTTATAGTATGCATAACCGAAGGAATTCCGGTTCACGATGAGCTCAAAATGTACTGGAGGGTTAAGGAGGCAGGGTCTGTGCTGATAGGCCCCAACTGCCCCGGGATAATCAGCCCCGGAAAGTCACATTTGGGGATAATGCCAACCCAGATTTTCAAACCCGGTAGTGTGGGCATCGTTTCCAGAAGCGGAACCCTGACGTACCAGATAGCCTATAACCTGAGCAAGCTGGGCATCGGCCAGTCCACCGTTGTGGGGATAGGGGGTGACAGGATAATAGGTACTGACTTTGTTGAAATCCTGAGCATGTTCGAGGAAGATGCCGAAACAGAGGCGGTCGTGCTGGTTGGAGAGATCGGGGGTAGGGATGAAGAGGTGGCTGCAGAGTTCATAAGGGAAGAGATGTCCAAGCCGGTGGTCGGTTACATTGCGGGCCTCACTGCTCCACCGGGCAAGAGAATGGGGCACGCCGGAGCTATAATCGAGGGAGGAGTTGGAACTGCAGAGTCAAAAATAAGGGCTCTGGAAAAAGCAGGCGTTGAAGTAGGCAAAACCCCAATGGAGGTAGCTGAGCTGGTTGCAAAGCTGTTTAGGAAATGAGGCTTGATGTACTGCTCGTAAAGAAGGGCTACTTCAGTACCAGAAGTAAGGCGAAGGAGGCGATTAGGAGGGGATTCGTTAAAGTCGATGGAAGGGTCGTGACCAAACCCTCAACGGATGCTGATCTCAATGCCAAAATCGAAGTTCTCGTTGATGAGAAACCAAAGGGTTACTGGAAGCTGAAGGAAATAGATAACCGTTTCAATCTTTTTTCCGGTAATGAGGTTGTTCTCGATCTCGGAAGCTCTGCAGGAGGATTCCTGCTCTATGCCAGCGAAAGGGCGAAGTGGGTGTACGGAATAGAGTACAGCAGAGAGTTTGAAGAGCAACTGAGGACCATAGAGAAGAGCAAGAACAACGTAAAGGTCTTTATTGCGGACGCATTTACCTTCAACGCTTCAGTTCTCCCTGAATTTGATCTGATCCTGAACGATCTGACCCTACCATTTTCCTCCTCAATGATTGCCCTCAAAAATTTTTTGCACAATCTGAAATCTACTGGTTATGTGTTATTTGTGCACAAGGAGGGAGATGGTGAGCGGGCAGATTTCCAGAATTTAAAAGTTGTTGACTCCTTTTCTTCAAAAAACAGGAGAGAAACGTATTATCTTCTTCGCAGATAGTGTATATCATAATCACAACTACAATATCCAACATTTTTATTGATTAATAGCGAAAAAATTAAATAGTGCGCATTACATGAAATGAATGTAAGAGTGGGGGTGTTAGCTGTGAGACTGGCCATATGTGCGGGAATAGTCATCTTACTGGTTGCTGGTTCGCTGCCCGTTATGGCGGAGGACTTCAGCATGAACGGTACGGAGTTTGCAGCAGCATTTATATCCAATACAATATCGAATCTGGACCTGGGATCCAAGGCGCTCAAGATGTTTTATGCAGTTAATACTACAGATACAAGCAGCAACCTCTTCCAGAACCTGTGGGGTTTGATTTACGGTGGAGTCCTGGTTGCGGGATGGAACAATCAGGTTACGGCACTGGTTCTTGACGAACTGGCGAACACGAGCAATACCAACCTCGATTCAGCGAGAACGAATATCTCGACTGCGATAAGATACATCGCCACAAACACAACAACAGTGTTTGGAGATACTGAAGGAAGCGCAGGACTTTCTGCCCTGCTTAAGTATCAGGTCAAGGCGCTGGAGAACAGGTCGGTGGAATACAACGGAGAACCTCTGATCCAGGCGTATGCAAAGGCAATTGCAGATACGATACACGATAACATACTGTTCATGATGGAACTTTTCAAAGCAATACCAGAAGCACTGAGCTGATTTATTATTTTTATATTCATCTTTAAGTATTAACAATTAAAGTATATACAGGACCTTTTTGGTTATAGGGCTCAAGGATTGGTGTAAATAGAATAGAAAAGAGTGATTATATATTCTCCGCAATCCAGAAACTTTAATTTCTGATGTGTAAATGGTAAAAAGATGAATCTGACTCTTGATGCTTTCTTCCCCCTGTTCGAATCGGAGCCAAATCTGGATTTCTGGAGGTTTAAAGAAATAAGAAAATATCATGATTTACTTTTAGCAGAACTTGAGCGAATTTATAAAATTGCGGAGGCTGCGAGGCAGAAAGGACTTGATCCAGAGCCACATGTTGAGATACCTGTTGCGAAAAATATGGCCGAGAGAGTCGAGAAGCTGATGGGCGTTCCGGGACTGGCAGAAAGAATTATCGAGCTTGAAGAGGAAGGAGTCAGCAGAGAAACCATTTGCTTCAGGATTGCTGAGGAAATTGTTGACGGAAAGTTTGGAGAAATGCCGAAAGAAGAGGCTATAGATAAGGCTGTGAGGACGGCAGTTGCTATAATGACCGAGGGCGTTGTGGCAGCCCCGATTGAGGGGATAGCGAGGGTTAGAATCGACAGTGAAAATTTCTTGAGAGTTTACTACGCAGGCCCAATAAGGAGCGCAGGGGGTACGGCTCAGGTTATATCTGTCCTTGTTGCGGATTACGTTAGGAGAAAGGCTGGAATTGGAAGATATCAGCCAACTGAGGAGGAAATTTTGAGATACTGCGAGGAAATCCCGCTTTACAAGAAGGTTGCCAATCTTCAGTATTTGCCCAGTGACGATGAAATCAGGCTGATAGTCTCGAACTGCCCGATTTGCATTGACGGTGAACCAACCGAAGATGCTGAGGTGGCTGGCTATCGCAATCTACCGAGAGTGGAGACGAACAGGGTGAGGGGAGGGATGGCCCTCGTTATTGCGGAGGGTATAGCTCTCAAGGCTCCCAAACTTAAAAAGATGGTGGATGAAATAGGAATAGAAGGCTGGGAATGGCTGAACAAACTGATTAAAACCGGAGGGGATGAGGAGAAGGAGGAAAAGGTCGAGATTAAGCCAAAGGATAAGTACCTCACAGACATAGTTGCTGGCAGACCCGTTCT from Archaeoglobus neptunius includes:
- the sucC gene encoding ADP-forming succinate--CoA ligase subunit beta — protein: MRLHEYQAKQIFSRHGIKTAKGEIAVSVDEVESIARKLGGKVVLKSQILVGGRGKAGGIMKAFSVEEAVEKAKELFGKIIKGHVVEKIYVEELVQIEREMYAGLTVDRAGKGVTAILSSVGGMDIEEIAVKHPEKIAKVTINPKWGLWDYQIRQLLINSQMPKDYWKEVNAILRTLYSILMHYEAELVEINPLVATPEGLIAADARLNIDDSALFRHRELETFRDYTEADQTERIAMEKGLNYVKLDGTIGVLANGAGMAMSTMDLIYLQGGKPANFLDIGGGASAEVVREAMNLILMDKNVKTVFINIFGGITRCDDVARGLIQALAEISVPIVVRLAGTNEEEGRRIMEEFAREKENVHIVETMEEGAKKAVELGR
- the sucD gene encoding succinate--CoA ligase subunit alpha is translated as MAIIVNENTRAIVQGITGYQGKFHAERMMKYGTKIVAGVTPGKGGSEVLGVKVYDSVREAVENTGANASVIFVPAAFAADAVMEAADSGIEVIVCITEGIPVHDELKMYWRVKEAGSVLIGPNCPGIISPGKSHLGIMPTQIFKPGSVGIVSRSGTLTYQIAYNLSKLGIGQSTVVGIGGDRIIGTDFVEILSMFEEDAETEAVVLVGEIGGRDEEVAAEFIREEMSKPVVGYIAGLTAPPGKRMGHAGAIIEGGVGTAESKIRALEKAGVEVGKTPMEVAELVAKLFRK
- a CDS encoding S4 domain-containing protein — encoded protein: MRLDVLLVKKGYFSTRSKAKEAIRRGFVKVDGRVVTKPSTDADLNAKIEVLVDEKPKGYWKLKEIDNRFNLFSGNEVVLDLGSSAGGFLLYASERAKWVYGIEYSREFEEQLRTIEKSKNNVKVFIADAFTFNASVLPEFDLILNDLTLPFSSSMIALKNFLHNLKSTGYVLFVHKEGDGERADFQNLKVVDSFSSKNRRETYYLLRR